In Bactrocera oleae isolate idBacOlea1 chromosome 3, idBacOlea1, whole genome shotgun sequence, a genomic segment contains:
- the chinmo gene encoding LOW QUALITY PROTEIN: zinc finger protein chinmo (The sequence of the model RefSeq protein was modified relative to this genomic sequence to represent the inferred CDS: substituted 1 base at 1 genomic stop codon): MDPQQQFCLKWNSYSSNLAITFSNLFKSDVLADVTLSCDGRVFKAHKLILAACSKKFAELFESTPTNGQCVVILEATSSDNMAALLEFMYKGEVHVSQEALNSFLKSAENLQVKGLSTETGRLAAQQAQQHIDTSPLDSPTGRRSMRNSLSGAGGLGSAVGGNPLSSIGGGIPSGAIIGSSMAAAMAVNAERISNSGNGSGASGNGCSGSNIISGPGGAHCNATAGGAGAGASGAGPGGMGSGAGVAHHLSSSSGNLKQECDSLMQSSTAAALAAGIPPYVPPIYRPMSFEPPRKRVLRSPYAEHEVRGSVLRDGSKNSSSECASPISKPPYHRPSSSASSNAPTEADTMQSERTSPSRYENHSPGATAGNGNVPSNLSGSLERTVKTERNNGSTHEANDDDQSEHDESIDNGAEDLRVKLENSNYSPPPPQPPTSNASSTTPSALLENLKNVEAGLSSNLATSIAPEDMLNVWNATKLNNKNSGMVNTADGKKLKCLYCDRLYGYETNLRAHIRQRHQGIRVHCPFCSRTFTRNNTVRRHIAREHKQEIGLSAASSGIVPASVVAAAAAATANHSQXDAAATAAAAVVMSAQKAAAKQRKRKSLKMALEKCMQRRDAAASSVGSASTGSLVDVAGSGSNHNNSSSGNIGDAAHGSATAVGVIASTSTRAAEERKQQQQQQLVQQQIELEQRKQQQHQQRKQRQERRRHSTARGRSASESSAVVEQHEDAVAATEESEEPGAKRERQEMSTTVESTTEGDTSFMDTTGSSCATPTATDTSTTSTNNATTSERHNNTISTIDSSTGELADTTVERLDTTSEIETDMDELPTTTGALVATVVTPKNAGSVKETTTADAVAKENVADITPTTTTTTTATLAVTISASNEAKQNPPVQMEADEAEKDVVLSIKSEAAADAGAAETQVTTTQTTTTTIEKETEHAENANANAKPTSTTTTNAAE; encoded by the exons gtCGAGTATTCAAAgcacataaattaatattagcCGCATGTTCGAAGAAGTTCGCCGAACTGTTCGAAAGCACACCCACAAATGGTCAATGCGTTGTCATATTGGAGGCCACGTCCTCCGATAATATGGCCGCACTGCTCGAATTTATGTACAAAGGTGAAGTGCATGTGTCGCAAGAGGCTCTAAACAGTTTCCTCAAATCTGCGGAGAATCTGCAG GTGAAAGGACTGTCTACAGAAACTGGCCGCTTGGCCGCccaacaagcacaacaacacaTCGATACATCGCCACTCGACTCGCCCACCGGCCGACGCAGCATGCGCAACAGCCTAAGCGGTGCCGGCGGTCTTGGTAGTGCTGTCGGCGGTAATCCGCTTAGCAGTATAGGCGGTGGTATACCTAGCGGTGCCATTATCGGTAGCAGTATGGCTGCCGCAATGGCTGTGAATGCGGAACGCATTAGTAACAGTGGTAATGGTAGCGGTGCCAGTGGTAACGGTTGTTCCGGTAGTAACATTATCAGCGGTCCTGGTGGTGCACATTGTAATGCTACAGCCGGCGGTGCAGGTGCTGGTGCCAGTGGTGCCGGTCCAGGTGGTATGGGTAGCGGCGCAGGCGTTGCACACCATCTAAGCAGTTCGAGTGGTAATCTGAAACAAGAATGCGATTCACTGATGCAAAGTAGTACCGCTGCAGCGCTGGCCGCCGGTATACCACCTTACGTACCGCCCATCTATCGTCCAATGTCATTTGAACCGCCACGCAAACGCGTGCTCCGCAGTCCATATGCCGAGCACGAGGTGCGCGGTAGTGTGTTACGTGACGGCTCGAAGAATTCCTCTTCGGAATGTGCGAGCCCTATCAGCAAACCGCCCTACCATCGGCCATCGTCGAGTGCATCGTCGAATGCACCAACCGAGGCGGACACAATGCAATCGGAGCGAACATCACCGAG CCGTTATGAGAATCACAGTCCTGGCGCCACAGCTGGTAATGGTAATGTGCCGAGCAATTTATCGGGCAGTCTAGAGCGTACAGTGAAAACGGAACGAAACAATGGCAGCACACACGAGGCTAACGATGACGATCAAAGCGAGCACGACGAATCGATTGAT AATGGAGCCGAAGATCTGCGAGTGAAATTGGAGAATTCCAACTATTCGCCGCCACCGCCACAGCCACCTACCTCGAACGCTTCGTCCACAACGCCATCTGCACTTTTGGAAAATCTAAAAAATGTCGAAGCTGGTTTGTCGAGCAATTTGGCAACCTCCATAGCGCCAGAGGATATGTTGAATGTTTGGAATGCGACgaaattgaataataaaaacagtgGCATGGTCAATACAGCGGACG GTAAGAAGCTGAAGTGCCTGTATTGTGATCGCCTCTATGGCTATGAAACAAATCTACGCGCACACATCCGCCAACGTCATCAGGGCATTCGCGTACATTGTCCCTTCTGTTCGCGCACCTTCACCCGCAACAACACCGTGCGCCGACACATTGCACGCGAACACAAACAGGAGATCGGCTTGAGCGCGGCCAGCAGCGGCATCGTGCCCGCTTCCGTCGTCGCTGCGGCTGCGGCGGCGACCGCGAATCACTCGCAATAGGATGCGGCCGcaacagcggcagcagcagTAGTCATGAGTGCGCAGAAAGCAGCAGCAAAACAACGTAAACGAAAATCATTGAAAATGGCATTGGAAAAGTGCATGCAACGACGCGATGCGGCAGCTAGCAGTGTTGGCAGCGCTAGCACCGGTAGTCTCGTCGACGTCGCTGGCAGCGgcagcaaccacaacaacagcagcagtggcAATATTGGCGACGCAGCGCACGGCAGCGCCACTGCCGTCGGCGTTATAGCCAGCACATCAACACGTGCGGCTGAGGAAcgcaaacaacagcaacagcaacaactcgTACAGCAGCAAATCGAGTTGGAGCAgagaaaacagcagcaacatcagcaACGTAAGCAGCGTCAAGAGCGACGACGTCATAGCACAGCGCGCGGACGTAGCGCTAGCGAAAGTAGCGCAGTTGTGGAGCAACACGAGGACGCGGTAGCAGCGACGGAGGAGTCGGAGGAGCCAGGGGCTAAACGTGAGAGGCAAGAAATGTCGACAACTGTAGAAAGTACAACTGAGGGCGATACCTCATTTATGGATACCACTGGTAGCAGTTGCGCCACCCCCACTGCCACCGATACCTCCACCACAAGCACCAACAATGCTACCACCAGCGAACGGCACAACAACACAATTAGTACTATCGACTCATCGACTGGTGAGTTGGCTGACACGACTGTGGAGCGTTTGGATACAACTAGCGAAATCGAAACCGATATGGATGAGTTGCCAACCACCACAGGCGCTTTGGTGGCAACTGTAGTGACGCCAAAGAATGCTGGTAGTGTAAAGGAAACCACAACCGCCGACGCTGTTGCTAAAGAAAATGTTGCTGATATAAcaccaaccacaacaacaacaacaacagccacgcTAGCTGTAACAATTTCAGCTTCTAATGAGGCTAAACAAAACCCACCGGTACAAATGGAAGCCGACGAAGCTGAAAAGGATGTCGTGCTCAGCATTAAGTCCGAAGCTGCTGCGGATGCTGGCGCGGCTGAAACGCAGGTAACCACaactcaaacaacaacaacaacaatagaaaaAGAAACTGAACACGCTGAAAATGCCAACGCCAATGCTAAACCaacgtcaacaacaacaacaaatgctgctgaataa